One region of Gossypium raimondii isolate GPD5lz chromosome 6, ASM2569854v1, whole genome shotgun sequence genomic DNA includes:
- the LOC105773694 gene encoding uncharacterized protein LOC105773694: MAMAAILLLFLTLFSNSKADRDFDVRQHLCTVTRYGAVKDIVDNSFIPSDIPQGCTPIHLNLVARHGTRSPTKKRVREMEKLASHIKELIEDAKQRNLSLQKVPAWFHNWESPWKGKLKGGELDIKGEEELYQLGIRVRERFPDIFNEEYHPDVYPIKTTQIPRASASAVAFGMGLFSGKGSLGPGRHRAFAVTSESRASDTILRFFECCQTYKDFRKNQEPSFNKLKEPILTEITSALAKRYEFNFTRQDISSLWFLCKQESSLLDITDQACSLFSPTEVALLEWTDDIQMFMVKGYGKSLNYRMGVPLLKDVLQSMSEAINADEDNQVPGSYEKARLRFAHAETVVPFSCLLGLFLEGSDFERIQKEEPLDLPPKPPQKRNWRGSIVAPFAGNNMLVLYSCPANSSSKYFVQVLHNEHPIPMPGCGSTDFCPFQVFKDKIVEPHFMHDYDTLCNAHLDESKHKPETSKLSQLFHWIFRLGGNDDTPSHGVEL, encoded by the exons ATGGCTATGGCAGCAATTTTGTTGCTGTTTTTAACGTTATTTTCGAATTCAAAAGCTGATCGAGATTTCGATGTTCGTCAACACCTCTGTACTGTAACAAG ATATGGTGCTGTGAAAGATATTGTTGACAATTCGTTTATACCTTCTGATATTCCTCAAGGCTGTACTCCTATCCACTTAAATCTTGtg gcAAGACATGGAACGCGTTCTCCTACAAAGAAGCGGGTGAGAGAGATGGAAAAGCTGGCTTCTCATATAAAGGAACTTATAGAAGATGCCAAACAGAGGAATTTGTCCTTACAAAAAGTCCCTGCTTGGTTTCATAACTGGGAGTCTCCTTGGAAAGGGAAACTGAAAGGTGGAGAGTTGGATATCAAAGGAGAAGAGGAATTGTATCAGCTTGGAATCAGGGTTAGGGAAAGATTTCCTGATATATTTAACGAGGAATACCACCCCGATGTGTATCCCATAAAGACTACTCAA ATTCCTCGGGCTTCCGCTAGTGCTGTTGCATTTGGCATGGGGCTATTTAGTGGAAAAGGAAGTCTAGGTCCAGGTCGTCATCGAGCATTTGCTGTTACAAGTGAAAGTCGAGCAAGTGACACAATCCTGAGGTTTTTTGAGTGTTGTCAAACCTACAAG GACTTCAGGAAAAACCAAGAGCCTTCTTTCAATAAGCTGAAAGAACCGATCCTGACAGAGATTACCTCTGCATTGGCTAAGCGGTATGAGTTCAATTTTACAAGACAGGATATATCCTCTCTCTGGTTTCTGTGTAAACAG GAATCATCCTTGTTGGATATAACTGATCAAGCTTGCAGTCTTTTCAGTCCCACTGAG GTTGCTTTGTTGGAGTGGACGGATGATATACAGATGTTCATGGTAAAGGGTTATggtaaatcattaaattatagAATGGGAGTGCCTTTGCTTAAAGATGTTCTGCAATCCATGTCAGAAGCTATCAACGCTGACGAAG ATAACCAAGTACCTGGCAGTTATGAGAAGGCAAGATTGCGTTTTGCACATGCAGAAACTGTAGTTCCTTTTTCGTGCTTGCTTGGGCTTTTCCTTGAAGGATCTG ATTTTGAACGAATACAAAAGGAGGAGCCTTTGGATCTCCCTCCTAAGCCTCCCCAGAAAAGAAATTGGAGAGGCAGCATTGTGGCACCTTTTGCTGGGAATAATATGCTGGTCTTATATAGCTGTCCGGCTAATTCTTCAAGCAAATACTTTGTGCAAGTTCTACACAATGAGCATCCCATCCCAATGCCT GGTTGTGGCAGTACCGACTTTTGTCCATTTCAAGTTTTCAAG GATAAAATTGTCGAACCCCATTTTATGCACGATTACGATACCCTTTGCAATGCACATCTTGATGAGTCAAAGCATAAGCCTGAAACCAGTAAGTTATCACAACTGTTCCATTGGATCTTTCGGCTGGGGGGGAATGATGATACACCATCCCACGGAGTTGAATTGTAG